A DNA window from Vigna unguiculata cultivar IT97K-499-35 chromosome 10, ASM411807v1, whole genome shotgun sequence contains the following coding sequences:
- the LOC114166050 gene encoding uncharacterized protein LOC114166050, with the protein MGNCVFKGFHHNMSEDMMVKVVTSNGGIMELFSPITVECITNEFPGHGIFRSRRDIFSEPLPKTEELHGGQVYYLLPLNPSSSRKSMTRQLSDVALTPYRMSTCDKSNNNNNNNVYTEPEVVPRYNSGGVWKVKLVISPEKLSEILSQESRTEALIESVRTVAKCGNGVPSSVANSDQWSLASSWKGSMSEKMGVE; encoded by the coding sequence ATGGGAAACTGCGTGTTCAAAGGTTTTCACCACAACATGTCCGAAGACATGATGGTGAAGGTGGTAACCTCAAACGGAGGCATCATGGAACTCTTCTCTCCCATAACTGTGGAGTGCATAACCAACGAGTTCCCCGGCCACGGCATCTTCCGGAGCCGCCGCGACATCTTCTCGGAACCGCTGCCGAAAACGGAAGAGCTCCACGGCGGCCAAGTCTACTACCTCCTCCCTCTCAACCCTTCTTCTTCCAGAAAGAGCATGACACGACAATTATCCGATGTGGCCTTAACTCCTTACCGAATGTCCACGTGCGACAAAagcaacaataacaacaacaacaacgtgTACACGGAACCAGAAGTGGTCCCCAGATACAATAGTGGTGGAGTGTGGAAGGTGAAGTTGGTGATAAGCCCTGAGAAGCTGTCAGAGATCTTGTCGCAAGAGTCGCGGACCGAGGCGTTGATAGAGAGCGTGAGGACGGTGGCGAAGTGCGGCAACGGCGTTCCGTCGTCGGTGGCAAACTCCGATCAGTGGAGTTTGGCTAGCAGTTGGAAAGGTTCTATGTCGGAGAAGATGGGTGTAGAATAA